The following proteins are encoded in a genomic region of Myxococcota bacterium:
- a CDS encoding nitroreductase family protein gives MLDLTPDELLTTTRTVRKRLDFDRKVPRELVAECLEIAFQAPNGGNMNNWRWIVIDDPALVARAAEIYNGGLDDFIATFGDAGYAGAHVPGADRIESSTAYLRENFHRCPALLLPLFAGRTEGANTFYQASLWGSILQSVWSFMLALRARGLGSAWTTGHLWREREMAELLDIPHDRFTQVGLFPVAYTIGTDFKPAHRKAAADVVGWNGMSGA, from the coding sequence GTGCTCGACCTCACGCCCGACGAGCTGCTCACGACGACGCGCACCGTGCGCAAGCGGCTCGACTTCGACCGCAAGGTGCCGCGCGAGCTCGTCGCGGAGTGCCTCGAGATCGCCTTCCAGGCGCCGAACGGCGGCAACATGAACAACTGGCGGTGGATCGTGATCGACGACCCCGCGCTCGTCGCGCGCGCCGCGGAGATCTACAACGGCGGCCTCGACGACTTCATCGCGACCTTCGGCGACGCGGGCTACGCCGGCGCGCACGTGCCGGGAGCGGACCGCATCGAGTCGTCGACGGCCTACCTGCGCGAGAACTTCCACCGCTGCCCCGCGCTGCTGCTGCCGCTCTTCGCCGGCCGCACCGAGGGCGCCAACACGTTCTACCAGGCGAGCCTGTGGGGCTCGATCCTGCAGTCGGTCTGGAGCTTCATGCTCGCGCTGCGCGCGCGCGGCCTCGGCAGCGCGTGGACGACCGGCCACCTCTGGCGCGAGCGCGAGATGGCCGAGCTGCTCGACATCCCGCACGACCGCTTCACGCAGGTCGGCCTCTTCCCCGTCGCCTACACGATCGGGACCGACTTCAAGCCGGCCCACCGCAAGGCCGCGGCCGACGTCGTCGGCTGGAACGGGATGTCGGGCGCCTAG